A section of the Hevea brasiliensis isolate MT/VB/25A 57/8 chromosome 17, ASM3005281v1, whole genome shotgun sequence genome encodes:
- the LOC110639367 gene encoding myb-related protein 306: MGRPPCCDKVGVKKGPWTPEEDIILVSYIQEHGPGNWRSVPTNTGLLRCSKSCRLRWTNYLRPGIKRGNFTDHEEKMIIHLQALLGNRWAAIASYLPQRTDNDIKNYWNTHLKKKLKKLQDGQNHDGFSASQPKGQWERRLQTDIRLAKQALCEALSLDKSSSLTDSKPSTTNVSHPYTRPHQVIGSTYASSAENIARLLENWKKNSPKQAQTNSDTILMSVDKAAAANSSTSEGAHSETTPNQRFDSLFSLNSSNSSDSSVSVDENGNLTPETSLLHDESKPNMENQVQFSLLEKWLFDDGAAQGHEDLINLSLEDSAIGLF; encoded by the exons ATGGGAAGACCACCTTGCTGTGACAAAGTAGGGGTCAAGAAAGGGCCATGGACGCCTGAGGAAGATATCATCTTGGTCTCTTACATACAAGAACATGGTCCCGGGAATTGGAGATCGGTTCCTACTAATACAG GTTTGCTTAGGTGCAGCAAGAGTTGCCGGCTTAGATGGACAAATTATCTCCGGCCGGGTATTAAGCGTGGAAACTTCACCGATCATGAAGAGAAGATGATTATCCATCTCCAAGCTCTTCTGGGAAACAG ATGGGCAGCCATAGCGTCCTATCTTCCTCAGAGGACAGATaatgatataaaaaattattggaataCCCATTTGAAAAAAAAGCTCAAAAAACTCCAAGATGGGCAGAATCATGATGGGTTCTCAGCCTCACAGCCAAAGGGTCAGTGGGAGAGAAGGCTCCAGACAGATATCCGTTTGGCTAAACAAGCCCTTTGTGAGGCCTTGTCCCTTGACAAATCAAGCTCTTTAACTGACTCAAAGCCCTCTACTACTAACGTCTCTCACCCTTACACAAGACCACATCAAGTAATAGGATCCACCTATGCATCAAGTGCAGAAAACATTGCAAGATTGCTCGAAAACTGGAAGAAAAATTCACCAAAACAAGCTCAAACAAACTCGGATACTATCCTAATGTCCGTAGACAAAGCAGCAGCGGCCAATTCCAGTACTAGTGAAGGAGCACATAGTGAAACCACACCTAATCAGCGATTTGACTCACTTTTTAGCCTCAACTCTTCCAACTCATCTGATTCGTCTGTGTCGGTGGATGAGAATGGAAATTTGACACCAGAAACCAGCCTCCTCCATGACGAAAGCAAGCCAAACATGGAGAATCAAGTTCAATTCTCATTGTTGGAGAAATGGCTCTTTGATGATGGTGCTGCTCAGGGTCATGAAGACCTAATTAACCTGTCCTTAGAAGATAGTGCAATTGGGTTGTTTTGA
- the LOC110639348 gene encoding mini zinc finger protein 3: protein MKKRQVVLKRDKGSGRASTTSSSVVRNVRYGECQKNHAANIGGYAVDGCREFMASGEEGAAGAFMCAACGCHRNFHRREVETEVVCEYSPPNSSRK from the coding sequence ATGAAGAAACGCCAAGTGGTACTCAAAAGAGATAAAGGGTCTGGAAGAGCTTCTACTACTTCATCTTCAGTGGTGAGAAATGTGAGATATGGAGAGTGCCAAAAGAATCATGCGGCGAATATCGGAGGCTATGCTGTGGATGGTTGCAGGGAATTCATGGCAAGCGGAGAGGAAGGTGCTGCCGGTGCCTTCATGTGTGCTGCTTGCGGCTGCCACAGGAATTTCCACAGAAGGGAAGTGGAAACTGAGGTTGTTTGTGAGTATTCTCCGCCTAATTCTAGTCGAAAATAG